Proteins encoded in a region of the Euleptes europaea isolate rEulEur1 chromosome 3, rEulEur1.hap1, whole genome shotgun sequence genome:
- the SMAP2 gene encoding stromal membrane-associated protein 2 isoform X2: MTGKSVRDVDRYQAVLASLLLEEENKYCADCQAKGPRWASWNIGVFICIRCAGIHRNLGVHISRVKSVNLDQWTQEQIQCMQEMGNGKANRLYEAYLPENFRRPQMDQAVEGFIRDKYEKKKYLDRSLDINILRKEKDDKWKREAASERKLEPIVFEKVKMPQKKDDSHSRKSPSKSSEPVMDLLGLDVPVSATLPNGRSTSCLEKDLDLFGSMGSERKVVGSMPTAGCAGSVPENLNLFPDPGSKGEDTGKKQLSKDSILSLYSSQTPPMPTQGAVFIAPAQMGYPAAYTSFPGMAAPSNMMGGMMAPPVGMMPQPGTAGMVAPMAIPAGYVGGMQTAVIGVPNGMMATQQAGYVAGMAPVPPPVYGVQPAQQLQWNIAQVTQQMAGMNFYGTNGMVGYGQSLGRGGAQGANQTLSSQVWK; the protein is encoded by the exons GGCCGAGATGGGCATCATGGAACATTGGCGTTTTCATCTGCATCCGCTGTGCCGGAATCCACAGGAACCTGGGTGTCCACATATCCCGGGTCAAATCAGTCAATCTCGACCAGTGGACGCAAGAGCAAATACAG TGCATGCAGGAGATGGGGAACGGCAAAGCAAATCGTCTCTATGAAGCCTACCTCCCAGAGAACTTCAGGCGACCTCAGATGGACCA AGCAGTTGAGGGCTTCATCAGAGACAAGTACGAAAAGAAGAAGTACCTGGACCGAAGTCTGGACATCAACATCTTGCGG AAAGAAAAAGACGACAAATGGAAAAGAGAGGCAGCCTCGGAGCGGAAACTGGAGCCAATCGTCTTTGAGAAGGTGAAAATG CCTCAGAAGAAAGATGACAGCCACTCCAGGAAAAGTCCTTCCAAATCTTCCGAGCCCGTCATGGACTTGCTGGGACTCG aCGTTCCTGTTTCGGCCACCCTTCCCAATGGCAGATCCACCAGTTGTCTAGAGAAGGACTTGGACCTCTTCGGTTCCATGGGGTCCGAAAGGAAG GTCGTAGGCTCTATGCCCACAGCTGGCTGTGCGGGATCTGTTCCTGAAAACCTGAACCTTTTCCCTGATCCTGGGAGCAAAGGGGAAGATACGGGGAagaagcagctctccaaagaCTCCATCCTCTCCTTATACAGCTCCCAGACCCCGCCGATGCCCACACAAG GAGCTGTGTTCATAGCCCCGGCCCAAATGGGGTACCCCGCAGCGTACACCAGCTTTCCAGGCATGGCAGCGCCCAGCAACATGATGGGGGGCATGATGGCACCGCCAGTTGGGATGATGCCGCAGCCGGGCACCGCCGGCATGGTGGCCCCCATGGCGATCCCGGCGGGCTACGTCGGCGGCATGCAGACGGCCGTCATAGGGGTCCCCAACGGAATGATGGCGACGCAGCAAGCCGGGTACGTGGCCGGCATGGCGCCGGTCCCACCGCCAGTGTACGGCGTGCAACCTGCCCAGCAGTTGCAGTGGAACATTGCTCAG GTGACTCAGCAGATGGCCGGGATGAACTTCTACGGCACGAATGGGATGGTGGGGTATGGACAGTCGCTGGGCCGTGGAGGGGCCCAAGGGGCCAACCAAACACTCAGCTCCCAAGTGTGGAAATGA
- the SMAP2 gene encoding stromal membrane-associated protein 2 isoform X1 → MTGKSVRDVDRYQAVLASLLLEEENKYCADCQAKGPRWASWNIGVFICIRCAGIHRNLGVHISRVKSVNLDQWTQEQIQCMQEMGNGKANRLYEAYLPENFRRPQMDQAVEGFIRDKYEKKKYLDRSLDINILRKEKDDKWKREAASERKLEPIVFEKVKMPQKKDDSHSRKSPSKSSEPVMDLLGLDVPVSATLPNGRSTSCLEKDLDLFGSMGSERKVVGSMPTAGCAGSVPENLNLFPDPGSKGEDTGKKQLSKDSILSLYSSQTPPMPTQAVFIAPAQMGYPAAYTSFPGMAAPSNMMGGMMAPPVGMMPQPGTAGMVAPMAIPAGYVGGMQTAVIGVPNGMMATQQAGYVAGMAPVPPPVYGVQPAQQLQWNIAQVTQQMAGMNFYGTNGMVGYGQSLGRGGAQGANQTLSSQVWK, encoded by the exons GGCCGAGATGGGCATCATGGAACATTGGCGTTTTCATCTGCATCCGCTGTGCCGGAATCCACAGGAACCTGGGTGTCCACATATCCCGGGTCAAATCAGTCAATCTCGACCAGTGGACGCAAGAGCAAATACAG TGCATGCAGGAGATGGGGAACGGCAAAGCAAATCGTCTCTATGAAGCCTACCTCCCAGAGAACTTCAGGCGACCTCAGATGGACCA AGCAGTTGAGGGCTTCATCAGAGACAAGTACGAAAAGAAGAAGTACCTGGACCGAAGTCTGGACATCAACATCTTGCGG AAAGAAAAAGACGACAAATGGAAAAGAGAGGCAGCCTCGGAGCGGAAACTGGAGCCAATCGTCTTTGAGAAGGTGAAAATG CCTCAGAAGAAAGATGACAGCCACTCCAGGAAAAGTCCTTCCAAATCTTCCGAGCCCGTCATGGACTTGCTGGGACTCG aCGTTCCTGTTTCGGCCACCCTTCCCAATGGCAGATCCACCAGTTGTCTAGAGAAGGACTTGGACCTCTTCGGTTCCATGGGGTCCGAAAGGAAG GTCGTAGGCTCTATGCCCACAGCTGGCTGTGCGGGATCTGTTCCTGAAAACCTGAACCTTTTCCCTGATCCTGGGAGCAAAGGGGAAGATACGGGGAagaagcagctctccaaagaCTCCATCCTCTCCTTATACAGCTCCCAGACCCCGCCGATGCCCACACAAG CTGTGTTCATAGCCCCGGCCCAAATGGGGTACCCCGCAGCGTACACCAGCTTTCCAGGCATGGCAGCGCCCAGCAACATGATGGGGGGCATGATGGCACCGCCAGTTGGGATGATGCCGCAGCCGGGCACCGCCGGCATGGTGGCCCCCATGGCGATCCCGGCGGGCTACGTCGGCGGCATGCAGACGGCCGTCATAGGGGTCCCCAACGGAATGATGGCGACGCAGCAAGCCGGGTACGTGGCCGGCATGGCGCCGGTCCCACCGCCAGTGTACGGCGTGCAACCTGCCCAGCAGTTGCAGTGGAACATTGCTCAG GTGACTCAGCAGATGGCCGGGATGAACTTCTACGGCACGAATGGGATGGTGGGGTATGGACAGTCGCTGGGCCGTGGAGGGGCCCAAGGGGCCAACCAAACACTCAGCTCCCAAGTGTGGAAATGA